In Candidatus Methylomirabilota bacterium, the following proteins share a genomic window:
- a CDS encoding SDR family NAD(P)-dependent oxidoreductase, with translation MGDPRGRVALVTGASSGIGAATARVFAGAGLRVALCARRKDRLEQLAAELTARGSEVTVHAVDVTDALAVRA, from the coding sequence GTGGGTGACCCCCGCGGGCGCGTCGCGCTCGTCACGGGGGCATCATCGGGGATCGGGGCGGCCACCGCGCGTGTCTTCGCGGGCGCCGGGCTGCGCGTGGCGCTCTGCGCGCGCCGCAAGGATCGCCTGGAGCAGCTCGCGGCCGAGCTGACCGCGCGAGGGAGCGAGGTCACGGTGCACGCGGTGGACGTGACGGATGCCCTCGCGGTGCGGGCCA
- a CDS encoding DUF393 domain-containing protein has translation MTSKLEVPQAAADRARAVLIYDGTCGLCRGGVSWLSRRAVTGHFEFLPCQAAERRARYPWMGEGTCLQAMQLILPDGRVLAGDAAIPEILRRLRGWRWLAQAFRLPGMELLAPRLYAWVARHRYQISCMLGRPRG, from the coding sequence GGGCGCGGGCGGTGCTGATCTACGACGGCACGTGCGGCCTCTGCCGCGGCGGGGTGTCGTGGCTCTCGCGGCGGGCGGTGACCGGGCATTTCGAGTTCCTGCCCTGTCAGGCGGCGGAGCGGCGCGCCCGCTACCCGTGGATGGGCGAGGGCACGTGCCTGCAGGCGATGCAGCTCATCCTGCCGGACGGCCGCGTGCTCGCGGGCGACGCCGCGATCCCCGAGATCCTCCGGCGGCTGCGCGGCTGGCGCTGGCTGGCGCAGGCCTTCCGCTTGCCTGGCATGGAGCTGCTCGCCCCGCGCCTCTACGCCTGGGTGGCGCGGCACCGCTACCAGATCTCCTGCATGCTGGGCCGCCCGCGTGGGTGA